The following proteins are encoded in a genomic region of Cricetulus griseus strain 17A/GY chromosome 7, alternate assembly CriGri-PICRH-1.0, whole genome shotgun sequence:
- the Ddx5 gene encoding probable ATP-dependent RNA helicase DDX5 isoform X3, whose protein sequence is MSSYSSDRDRGRDRGFGAPRFGGSRTGPLSGKKFGNPGEKLVKKKWNLDELPKFEKNFYQEHPDLARRTAQEVDTYRRSKEITVRGHNCPKPVLNFYEANFPANVMDVIARQNFTEPTAIQAQGWPVALSGLDMVGVAQTGSGKTLSYLLPAIVHINHQPFLERGDGPICLVLAPTRELAQQVQQVAAEYCRACRLKSTCIYGGAPKGPQIRDLERGVEICIATPGRLIDFLECGKTNLRRTTYLVLDEADRMLDMGFEPQIRKIVDQIRPDRQTLMWSATWPKEVRQLAEDFLKDYIHINIGALELSANHNILQIVDVCHDVEKDEKLIRLMEEIMSEKENKTIVFVETKRRCDELTRKMRRDGWPAMGIHGDKSQQERDWVLNEFKHGKAPILIATDVASRGLVFFT, encoded by the exons ATGTCGAGTTACTCCAGCGACCGAGACCGCGGCCGGGATCGAGG ATTTGGTGCACCAAGATTCGGAGGGAGCAGAACAGGACCCCTCTCTGGAAAGAAGTTTGGAAATCCTGGGGAGAAACTAGTTAAAAAGAAGTGGAATCTGGATGAGCTGCCCAAATTTGAGAAGAATTTTTATCAGGAACACCCTGATTTGGCAAGACGCACCGCA CAAGAGGTAGATACATACAGAAGAAGCAAGGAAATTACAGTTCGGGGTCACAACTGTCCAAAGCCTGTTCTGAATTTTTATGAAGCAAACTTCCCTG CAAATGTCATGGATGTGATTGCAAGGCAGAATTTCACTGAACCCACTGCTATTCAAGCTCAGGGCTGGCCAGTTGCTCTAAGTGGATTGGATATGGTTGGAGTAGCTCAGACTGGATCTGGGAAAACATTATCT TATTTGCTGCCTGCCATTGTCCACATAAATCATCAGCCATTCCTAGAGAGGGGTGATGGGCCTATT tgctTGGTGCTGGCACCAACACGGGAACTGGCCCAGCAAGTGCAGCAAGTTGCTGCTGAATACTGTAGAGCCTGTCGCTTGAAGTCTACCTGCATCTATGGGGGTGCTCCCAAGGGACCACAGATTCGTGATTTGGAAAGAG GTGTGGAAATCTGTATTGCAACACCTGGAAGACTGATTGACTTTTTAGAGTGTGGGAAAACCAACCTGAGAAGAACAACTTACCTTGTCCTCGATGAAGCTGATAGAATGCTTGATATGGGATTTGAACCCCAAATACGGAAAATTGTGGATCAAATAAGA CCTGATAGGCAAACCCTAATGTGGAGTGCAACTTGGCCAAAAGAAGTAAGACAGCTTGCTGAAGATTTCCTGAAAGACTATATTCATATCAATATTGGTGCACTAGAACTGAGTGCAAACCATAACATTCTTCAGATTGTGGATGTGTGTCATGATGTAGAAAAGGATGAAAA gcTTATTCGTCTAATGGAAGAGATCATGAGTGAGAAGGAGAATAAAACCATTGTTTTTGTTGAAACCAAAAGAAGATGTGATGAACTTACCAGAAAAATGAGGAGAGATGG GTGGCCTGCCATGGGCATCCACGGTGACAAGAGTCAACAGGAACGTGACTGGGTTCTAAATG AATTCAAACACGGAAAAGCTCCTATTCTGATTGCTACCGATGTGGCCTCCAGAGGGCTAG tttttttcaCATAA